The DNA window AGCAGCTCCCGAACTATCTCTATTGGCGTTGCAACTCCGAAAGCCTCTTGCAATTCTTGATTCCTCAGATTAGGTTCTACCGAGCAGTTGAATACTAGAAAATCTTGGGCCCTTCCTGAGTACTCGTTTGCATCCATAAGATCTTCAGTTGTTGGTGTTTTAAAAATCATAACTCCAAGCTCTGAAACTTCTATACTTATATTCTTTGTCTTCTTTTTTTCTATAAGACCTTTCTTGGCAATAAGATCCTTAGCTGAAAGAACTGATCTCTTATTTAGTTCTGTTTGTAAGTTTTTGTCCATATTTAAATCCTCCTTAAAGTATCGCTTCTGCTATCTGTGCATCCGATGGTGTAAATCCGAAAGGAAACTCTTCTTTAGTTACTGCTCCGCGTTCGAACCCAGTAAGTGAAAACTCATTAAACCAGACATTAGAAAGATTAGTACGCTCTATCTGTCCCCCTACTGCATCTTTATCAGCATTGGCTACCGATAGGGTGCTTCTGAAGTCTTTTCCGTCCCTTACTGCCTCTAATAGCTTCTTCTTTCCTCTTGAGTAAACATGTTTAACTATAAGAGTTCCCTCTCCCTTGTAGCTATGGACCTTGGAGTCTACGTCCATTCCGAATATTATCTCCTCTCTATTTGCTATTACCTTTGCATTAACCGATTC is part of the Andreesenia angusta genome and encodes:
- a CDS encoding phage tail assembly chaperone, which encodes MDKNLQTELNKRSVLSAKDLIAKKGLIEKKKTKNISIEVSELGVMIFKTPTTEDLMDANEYSGRAQDFLVFNCSVEPNLRNQELQEAFGVATPIEIVRELLLPGEIHNIAELLSSSAGFNDESAKLVNDIKN
- a CDS encoding phage tail tube protein, translating into MSDKLRGLRVLSGAHGTVHWDGEPIMEVESVNAKVIANREEIIFGMDVDSKVHSYKGEGTLIVKHVYSRGKKKLLEAVRDGKDFRSTLSVANADKDAVGGQIERTNLSNVWFNEFSLTGFERGAVTKEEFPFGFTPSDAQIAEAIL